One Janthinobacterium sp. TB1-E2 genomic region harbors:
- a CDS encoding CHRD domain-containing protein, translated as MTTLPQHARRAATVLALAALLGACSHGPHQPGGHDVTLTGAQEVPANTSTASGSSTLRVAHDRSVSGGVRYTGMLATVAHIHEAPAGANGPVIMPLVKTAEGMFAVPAGAMLTPPQYASYQAGNLYVNVHSAAYPAGEIRAQLKP; from the coding sequence ATGACTACATTGCCACAACACGCTCGCCGCGCCGCCACCGTGCTGGCGCTGGCCGCCCTGCTGGGCGCCTGTTCCCATGGCCCGCATCAGCCGGGCGGCCATGACGTCACCTTGACGGGTGCGCAGGAAGTGCCGGCCAATACCAGCACGGCCAGCGGCAGCAGCACGCTTCGCGTCGCCCACGACCGCAGCGTCAGCGGCGGCGTGCGCTACACGGGCATGCTGGCCACCGTCGCGCATATCCATGAAGCGCCGGCCGGCGCCAACGGCCCCGTCATCATGCCCCTGGTGAAAACGGCCGAAGGCATGTTTGCCGTGCCGGCCGGCGCCATGCTGACGCCGCCCCAGTATGCGAGCTACCAGGCCGGCAACCTGTACGTGAACGTGCACAGCGCCGCCTACCCGGCCGGCGAGATCCGCGCCCAGCTCAAGCCATAG
- a CDS encoding FMN-binding negative transcriptional regulator gives MYSPASFREERLDVLHGLIDAHPLGALVRHDADGLCADHLPFEITAPTPDAPFGTLRAHVARANPLWRAAGGNGEALVIFQGPHAYITPAWYAEKQRSGKEVPTFNYAVVHAHGPLRAIDDAAWLLGLVERLTARHEADQAAPWRVSDAPASYIEKLLKAIVGIEIPLTRITGKWKLGQNRSMQDQATMARELASGTQPGAAQALGALIAANVTPAS, from the coding sequence ATGTACTCGCCTGCCAGCTTTCGCGAAGAACGCCTCGACGTGCTGCATGGCTTGATCGACGCGCATCCGCTGGGCGCGCTGGTGCGCCACGATGCCGATGGCTTGTGCGCCGACCACCTGCCGTTCGAGATCACCGCGCCCACGCCCGACGCCCCATTCGGCACCCTGCGCGCCCACGTGGCGCGCGCCAATCCGCTGTGGCGCGCCGCCGGCGGGAACGGCGAAGCACTGGTGATCTTCCAGGGCCCGCACGCCTACATCACGCCCGCCTGGTATGCGGAAAAGCAGCGCAGCGGCAAGGAAGTGCCGACCTTTAATTACGCGGTCGTGCACGCCCACGGCCCCCTGCGCGCCATCGACGACGCGGCGTGGCTGCTGGGATTGGTGGAGCGGCTGACGGCGCGCCATGAGGCAGATCAAGCCGCGCCATGGCGGGTGAGCGACGCGCCGGCCAGCTATATCGAGAAACTCTTGAAAGCCATCGTCGGCATCGAAATCCCCCTCACGCGCATCACGGGCAAATGGAAGTTGGGCCAGAACCGCAGCATGCAGGACCAGGCCACCATGGCGCGCGAACTGGCCTCCGGCACCCAGCCCGGCGCAGCGCAGGCCCTGGGTGCGCTGATCGCCGCCAACGTCACGCCAGCCAGCTGA
- a CDS encoding AEC family transporter produces MLTILAITFPFFALVLCGYLAVRRTLLPLAAIGGLNSFVLYFALPCMLYRFGAATPIAQLLDASVFGVYLLCALIMVGVTTAMTLSHRIDWNNAAFGALVAAFPNTGFMGVPLLLTLLGPRSSGPVIVTIVVDMLITSSLCIALSRIGSGGAHGSRAAIANAMKGMLGNPMPWAIVLGAMSSWLELALPKPLMQTVGLLADAASPVALFTIGAVLARSQMSTADPAPLGEYVPVALKKLLLHPLLVWGTGHAAIALGAPLDPFALTCMVLVACLPSASNVSLLSERFGANTARIARIILVSTALSFLTFSAAVSWLA; encoded by the coding sequence ATGCTGACCATCCTCGCCATCACCTTTCCCTTCTTCGCCCTGGTACTGTGCGGCTACCTGGCCGTGCGGCGCACGCTGCTGCCGCTGGCCGCCATCGGCGGCTTGAACAGTTTTGTCTTGTACTTCGCGCTGCCGTGCATGTTGTACCGCTTCGGCGCCGCTACGCCCATCGCGCAGCTGCTCGACGCCAGCGTGTTCGGCGTGTATCTGCTGTGCGCCCTGATCATGGTGGGCGTCACGACGGCCATGACCCTGAGCCACCGCATCGACTGGAACAACGCCGCCTTCGGCGCGCTGGTGGCGGCCTTCCCGAATACGGGTTTCATGGGCGTGCCCCTGCTGTTGACCTTGCTGGGACCCCGTTCCTCGGGCCCCGTCATCGTCACCATCGTCGTCGATATGCTCATTACCAGCTCGCTGTGCATCGCCCTGTCGCGTATCGGCAGCGGCGGCGCGCACGGCAGCCGCGCCGCCATCGCCAACGCCATGAAGGGCATGCTGGGCAACCCGATGCCGTGGGCGATCGTGCTGGGCGCCATGTCGTCGTGGCTGGAACTGGCCTTGCCCAAGCCATTGATGCAGACGGTGGGCCTGCTGGCCGACGCCGCCTCGCCAGTTGCCCTGTTTACCATCGGCGCCGTGCTGGCCCGTTCGCAAATGAGCACGGCCGATCCGGCGCCGCTGGGCGAGTATGTGCCCGTGGCGCTGAAAAAACTGCTGCTGCATCCGCTGCTGGTGTGGGGCACCGGCCACGCGGCCATCGCGCTGGGCGCGCCGCTCGATCCGTTCGCGCTGACCTGCATGGTGCTGGTGGCTTGCCTGCCCAGCGCCAGCAATGTCTCGCTGCTGTCGGAGCGCTTTGGCGCTAACACGGCGCGCATCGCCCGCATTATTCTGGTCTCGACGGCGCTGTCGTTTTTGACGTTTTCGGCGGCCGTCAGCTGGCTGGCGTGA
- a CDS encoding winged helix-turn-helix transcriptional regulator — MKHTNFNNLPCPIARSLGKVGEWWSILILREAFYGKTRFDEFEKSLKIAPTILTRRLADLVEGGLMTRRLYCAKPPRYDYVLTKSGRAFKPVLLAFIAWGNENFAPEGASLVIASRDTGLAADPVLVDATTGLPINDEYYAFAPGPAASDSMRSIILDAEKSSGIAPKPKAPAANRGWVAEGHLA; from the coding sequence ATGAAACATACCAACTTTAATAATTTGCCTTGCCCGATTGCGCGCAGCCTGGGCAAGGTGGGCGAATGGTGGAGCATCCTCATCCTGCGCGAAGCGTTTTACGGCAAGACGCGCTTCGACGAATTTGAAAAAAGCCTCAAGATCGCCCCCACCATCCTGACGCGCCGCCTGGCCGACCTGGTGGAAGGCGGCTTGATGACGCGCCGCCTGTATTGCGCCAAGCCGCCTCGCTACGACTATGTGCTGACCAAGTCCGGGCGCGCCTTCAAGCCCGTCTTGCTGGCGTTTATCGCCTGGGGAAATGAAAACTTTGCGCCCGAAGGCGCCAGCCTCGTCATCGCCAGCCGCGATACGGGCCTGGCCGCCGATCCGGTGCTGGTCGACGCCACGACGGGCTTGCCCATCAATGACGAGTATTACGCGTTCGCACCAGGGCCTGCCGCCAGCGACAGCATGCGCAGCATCATCCTCGATGCGGAAAAAAGCAGCGGCATCGCGCCCAAGCCGAAGGCGCCGGCCGCCAACCGCGGCTGGGTGGCGGAAGGGCATCTGGCCTGA
- a CDS encoding OsmC family protein yields MHQFFATVAWQRDGQDFVGQRYSRGHEWQFDGGLTVAASSSPLSVPLPMSVAENIDPEEALVAATSSCHMLFFLSLAAQRGYVIDDYRDEATGDLGKNAQGRLAMTRIVLRPRIAFAGTPPSPEALAALHHDAHERCYIANSLTADVVVEGAD; encoded by the coding sequence ATGCATCAGTTTTTCGCCACCGTGGCCTGGCAGCGCGACGGCCAGGATTTCGTCGGCCAGCGCTACAGCCGTGGCCATGAATGGCAGTTCGACGGCGGCCTGACGGTAGCTGCCTCGTCGTCGCCCCTGTCCGTGCCGCTGCCCATGTCGGTGGCGGAAAATATCGATCCGGAAGAAGCGCTGGTGGCGGCCACGTCGAGCTGCCACATGCTGTTCTTCCTGTCGCTGGCGGCGCAGCGCGGCTACGTCATCGACGATTACCGCGACGAAGCCACCGGCGACCTGGGCAAGAATGCACAAGGCCGCCTGGCCATGACGCGCATCGTGCTGCGTCCACGCATCGCCTTCGCGGGAACGCCGCCCTCTCCCGAGGCGCTGGCGGCCCTGCACCACGACGCGCACGAGCGCTGCTACATCGCCAATTCGCTGACGGCCGACGTGGTCGTGGAAGGAGCTGATTAA